In Amblyomma americanum isolate KBUSLIRL-KWMA chromosome 8, ASM5285725v1, whole genome shotgun sequence, the DNA window CATGTGACGTGAATTCTTTAGTAACATTTTTCGAGAACATTGTGAAGGTCTGTATTCAGCGTTTTGTTCAATTAAAAACTAAAAAGCAAAACCACAGTATGCCCTGGATAACAAGAGACATACTGCATCTTTCTCGCCGTGTTGCCAGACTACGCGTTTCCAAGCGCAATGGTAACCCTGAACTTTTGCAACAGTTCAGCGACGCTAAAGAAGAACTCCGTGCCAAAGTTCACTCGGGAAATGATTTTTACTACAGAAATTCCTTGCCGCAATTAATGAAACACAATCCCCGCAAATTTTGGGCATCCATATTGCCACAGAGCACTAGTCCCAATACCTTCATTATTGATGATAAGCCGGTCTGTGACTCATTAGCTATAGCTACTAGTTTCAACACATATTTTCAGTCGGTATTTACAACAGATAACCTTGAAATGATTACTTTTCCTAGCAACTCTCAATGTTCTGTGGATGATATTTCAATAAGCGTCGAAGGTGTTCTGAACCTCATTCTGaacataaatgtgaaaaaaagtaGTGGTCCTGATGATATCCCTAATGTATTTCTGCATCGCTACTCTCTTTGGACCAGCCGCTATTTGACTACCATCTTCCAGAAATCGCTATCAGTCGCAACCGTCCCCGTAGCCTGGAAGCTTGCAAAAGTTATTCCCCTGTTTAAAGCTGGCAGCACCCAAATCTTGTTCAACTATCGGCCCATTTCGTTGACTTCACACtcatgcaaattactagaacatatcattcaTAAGCACATTACAGAATTTCTTTAAGCTAAAAATATCTTGTGcaaatttcagcatgggtttcggcgCGGGCTCAGTACCATTTCACAACTTGTAGAATTCACGCACGACATTGCTAGTTCCCTCGACACGGGCTCACAAATCAACGCTTTATTTATCGacctttctaaagctttcgacaccgTTCTCCACAGCAAACTTCTTTGTAAACTTAATGCAATACTCAAAAACCCGTTACTGGTAGACTGGATATCAAGCTTTCTTTCTAATCGTACACAGTATGTTTCTTTCAACTCCTGTTCATCTGAAACTGTTAATGTatcatccggtgtaccacaaggatccGTGCTCGGACCACTGTTGTTCTTATTATACATTAAGATTTGCCAGAAAATATTATTTCTAAAATTCGGTTGTATGCAGACGATTGTGTGATATACAGTTCAATTAACACCCCTGAGGACCACGCGCAACTAAATCAGTCATTCGTGTCATTCTGctcatggtgtgaaacatggcaaaTGCAAATAAACTTTCGTTAATCTGTATACATGTCATTCTGTAATCTCACAATACCATCTTCTTACACCTACTCATTCAAAGATAACTCTCTGAATCAAGTGTCcgagtacaaatatttaggtcttcttttttcttctaacttgTCCTGGTCAAAGCATATTAACACAATATCCAATAATGCAATGCGGAGGCTCGGTTATCTAAAACGTACACTTAGTGTTGCCCCTCAAGAAACTAAACTGGTAACATACAAAGCTTTAATTCGTCCACTTTTGGAGTATGGGTCAATAATCTGGGATCCTCATAAACAGTCCGATATCAGTAAGCTGGAATCCGTCCAAAGGAAAGCAGTACGGTTTATTTGCCGACGGTATGACAGAAATTTTTCACCTTTATCCACTCTTCCTGCCATAGGCCTTTCCCTCCTTTGTACCCGCCGCGACAAtgagtgtttaaaatattttcatggtattgttaattcatcccgctttgcttcactgtctgagtatttgcatttttCAGCATCTTCATCTACAAGGAGCTACCACCTATTGAATGTAACACCCATTCACGCGCGCACTGCtgtgttcaaatttagtttttttcctcgtgttatcgaacgatggaattctttacccggtgatatacgctccctggaaccaaacctatttttcaatgttgtttcaaatctgtgattagtctgttgcatttctgttttgtattttaatggtgttcacttctgaatatgttgtccctctctgccttttttttctctcctcttcctcTCACTCCTACAATAGCCCGATCGGGgctgcagtatatgtaaataaaataaataaataaataatgccgGTGGAAATTCTTCGGGCGGGTATTTATTAAAGAAAAGGAAACGGTATGATCACGGCGTTCACAGCTCGGTTAAGGGCGTCCCGGAAGCCGCCGTACAGCAACCCCGTCAATTGCCCTTGTACGTTGGACTTGATCGCCTCGTGGTATTTCTTCTTGCGGTCCTTGTTGAGTCCAAGGTTGGAGCTCTCATTGATCTTGAGGCTTAGCGACTGCACGCTGACGCTCTTCAGGACGGATCGTTGAGCTGAAATTCCGGCCAGCAAGTGACAGCTTTAAGCGAAGAATTATTTAGAATCAAGGTTGAGATGACAGTTTTACGTGGGCAAAATATTAAACAAAAACCACTGGTGTTTATACTGGTTGTTTATACCCATCCGGCAGATGCAGACAGCCGCTTTGTACTCTTTGGTTTAAGCAGTCTGCTTTACTCTCCTGACTGTTAAAAAACGCAGAATGAACAGGCAAGAACTTCTCCACTTGCGGATAGCAATCGGCGAATGGGGCGTACAAACAGCTCAATAATATTAATGGAAACAGGCCTGAATATGTAATGCACTTGTTTTAATCTGCGGATCCATAACAAATAATCTGATATATGGGAGGCTTTTTCATATATGTAATTGTTGCGGATAAGGTTGCTAAGGGGagcactgaattaaaaaaaaaactctatattctcgagaaaaaaaaaacagagaggaaTGAGACAAAATTTCCGCGGTTCAGTAGGGACGTCTTGCGAAGAGTtcttttttttgggagggggggaGGCGCTGTTGAGACAAAACGAGTGTTACTGCACTTCAGAATTGCAGTACACCAATTTTAAATGACCACAGGTGAAGCTGGGATTGAATATGGTCAGTTTGTTTATATGTTCCACTCATTACTCGTATTTATCTTGTGGGCGAGATTAATACCCAAAAGTAAAGAAATTCACTTTCAACATGCATCGCGGTGATAAAAGGTTTAGTATCGTGTGAAACGATAACATTACTCTCCCAGATTTGCAAGCTTCACTTTTCATATCTGCCATTTCATGCTCTTGGTGTGTATTCCTAATTACGTATGAGACCACGTCCGAAGAAACGAATATGCCATGCAGTTCATTACTGTATTACGAACTCTAAAGCACCCCACGACCGAACTTCCCAGATTGCTCGGCTAGATGTCGATCAGATCACTGAGGAAAGCGGAAAGTAATCGTTCCAAATCCTTCTTTTTTGTACACTGTCGCTGTTATACAATGACTGAATTGGCAGAAACATGCAATAATCTCACAGCACGCAAAGTATAGTATTATATCCCAATGTAAATAAGCGAGCCTTTTGCTTCAAAATTCGGGCAGGAGACAAACATGGGTTTTTCATGCCTCTGTCCAGGACAGAAAAGATCAGAGTCTGCACCAGCAACACGTACCACTCGTTGTGTAGGTAAAACAAAGCACTCCAGCCTAACCGTGCAATTGAGGGCATTGTGATTATTATTTTATAGAAGAAGAGTGTGGCGGcagctgaagtttttttttttttttcggcgcagaCCGTGCTTCTATAATGGTAGGGCACAGCCATGCATGAGACGGCGGAACAGACTTAAATGCTAGTCCTGCAGGCCAGTCTCATACGGTGAGCTCGAAAGAAGATAATCGTTCACCAGTCACTTTGTAAAACTGGTTAATGCAGTAGTGATTAATTTCGTATCAACGTCAAAGCGCTGGGAAACCGTATTTTCAAAGTGCGCTGTGTTACGACCTTTTTTTTAGGTGGCATGGGTTTTCGGCGCTCTTATTTAACAGAAGGCAACACGTGGAGAGTTTCTCTACGTTAGCAGGAAGTACACGAATagctgaacattttttttttcttgaagcgcAGTTATATTCAAAGTCTAAATTACATGTTATCTGTTACGATCAGTTTCGACACAACATGCCCTTCTGAAAATTTTTTAGCACGTATTGAAAGTGGCACCAATCTACTTGCCCTCAAATAGCTTTTTCACGATTCTTTTGAGGTAATTATAATGCGGCAGGACTAGTTTTTCCTCTAGTGAAATTTAGTTTCCAATATATGTTTTTTGTTCAACTTCGCAATGGAAATTCAGTATGTGCAGCTCTGTTGACGTCGTTCATTTTAAGAAATAATTCTGCCAGCATTCATAAAAGCGCATGTCTGACACTAAATACGGCAGTATACCTGGACCACAAGTTCTTCTAAGGTGCCCCCCTTAGGTTATCATCAACCTTCACGGTTCTGTGGTGAGCTGGAATACAGTTGAAAACAGTTCCTGCTCACAGTACGCTGTAGCGTCCGACCGGCGCCTGCGTAGCATTTACTTACACCGAGCACTTGTGACCTCGACGACAAAGTTGGTGTTCTCAACGAACATGTCGACGCTGTAGCTGGTTGACCCGAGTGCCTTGTGTCCCTTGGCTTTGACTTGGTACGCCGCCCGGACGCCATCGAGGGACAGGTGGCACCTGAACGTGCTGTTCGTGCCCTCCCAAAAGGGGGCGCCGCAATCGCCGCGCCGCCTCACCTGCGAAAGCCCAAAGACTTTGCCCGACGTAAAGTCCGCCTTCAGGTCACGGTTGGTCAAAAATGTTTTCTTCACTTTTACGCTGAAGTCAGGTATCTGCGCTGGGTCAAGGTTCAAGCTCCGGAGCTCCGCAGGGACGCGGTCTCTTAGCACCACGTCCAGAAAGTTGTTTGCATCTTGCGGGAGTGCGCAGAAGGCACCTGGAACGAAGTACGTTGAGTGCATTGACCGCGGAGCTACCGCCGGCCCTTATCAACGCGATTATGCCTAGCAACGGCTTTCACGGTCATGTCATTCCGCTCTGTGTTCAACGGGAAATCCCTTCCTCAACTTTCACATTCTGACGTAAAAATTGAGCTGTAACATGTCAGTCTTATTGCTTGCTTTTAGAGAGTACTTTCGATTGTGCGAGTTGATTCATACTGCAAAAAAAATCCGGTGTACTTGAGCAAAATATCGGGAAGAAAAGAGACGTGACGACCGGAGAGAGCGCTCTGTCCAGTCTTCACGTGTCTTCTTCCGCATTTTTTTGCGCAAGTATAGTGGATTTAATGCTTTTAGAAAGAACATTAAGCCTCGCTTACAGACTGATGTAACGTTTTATAGATCGTCAAaggtttaaagggacactgaggagaaattgaagttggcttgcatcgatagaataccagctcctgatcacaaaaaccccGCTCTTACTgataacaaagctcttgtaaggtagaaaatagcaagaaccaaaatacaggtatcgccgccacaggccaaactcgctagtacaagcgtggtgacgtcgtaggacaagagacgccaccttggagaaattttccttccttcatgggccgcgaatctctgaggctgacaaaggaagatcgcgcg includes these proteins:
- the LOC144102134 gene encoding salivary anticoagulant protein P23-like isoform X2; protein product: MSPLFPVVLLLCAASAFCALPQDANNFLDVVLRDRVPAELRSLNLDPAQIPDFSVKVKKTFLTNRDLKADFTSGKVFGLSQVRRRGDCGAPFWEGTNSTFRCHLSLDGVRAAYQVKAKGHKALGSTSYSVDMFVENTNFVVEVTSARSQRSVLKSVSVQSLSLKINESSNLGLNKDRKKKYHEAIKSNVQGQLTGLLYGGFRDALNRAVNAVIIPFPFL
- the LOC144102134 gene encoding salivary anticoagulant protein P23-like isoform X1, whose protein sequence is MGHNKSVLGSSAQGATREPAHCHDATSRFIGKQPARKMSPLFPVVLLLCAASAFCALPQDANNFLDVVLRDRVPAELRSLNLDPAQIPDFSVKVKKTFLTNRDLKADFTSGKVFGLSQVRRRGDCGAPFWEGTNSTFRCHLSLDGVRAAYQVKAKGHKALGSTSYSVDMFVENTNFVVEVTSARSQRSVLKSVSVQSLSLKINESSNLGLNKDRKKKYHEAIKSNVQGQLTGLLYGGFRDALNRAVNAVIIPFPFL